In Thermomicrobiales bacterium, one DNA window encodes the following:
- a CDS encoding ABC transporter permease subunit: MDRAIVAAIAAKEARVGLRNRWFAIYTILFSLLVVGFVAFALSGSSLTGQAGFGRTSAGLLNLLLLMVPLIALTIGAQLIASDREDRSLDYLLAQPLTSLEVYVGKFIGAAFSLVLMLLIGFGGAGAVMAFKGGAGGVGDFLMLVALTLLLGLAMLSVGYLISSFSRQTAAALGIALTMWLLFVIVGDLGIMGSSLVLGMSPEALLSFTAANPLNVYKLVSVDLLHTSLDVLGPAGIYAVDRFGATYTYLMLALLALWIIVPLPIGYWLFKRTDFQ, from the coding sequence ATGGACAGAGCAATAGTTGCAGCCATTGCGGCCAAGGAAGCCCGAGTTGGATTGCGCAACCGATGGTTCGCAATCTACACGATTCTCTTTTCGTTGCTCGTTGTCGGCTTCGTGGCGTTCGCGTTGAGCGGTTCGAGCCTCACCGGCCAGGCCGGCTTCGGCCGCACCTCGGCTGGTCTGCTCAACCTGCTGCTGCTGATGGTTCCACTCATTGCGCTCACGATTGGCGCGCAGTTGATCGCGTCAGATCGGGAAGATCGCAGTCTCGACTATCTCCTGGCACAACCCCTGACTTCGCTCGAGGTCTACGTCGGGAAGTTCATTGGGGCGGCGTTCTCGCTCGTGCTCATGTTGCTCATCGGGTTTGGCGGTGCTGGCGCGGTCATGGCGTTCAAGGGCGGAGCCGGAGGAGTGGGTGATTTCCTGATGCTGGTGGCGCTCACGCTTCTGCTTGGGTTGGCCATGCTCAGCGTTGGCTACCTGATCTCGAGCTTTTCACGCCAGACGGCTGCGGCGCTCGGAATCGCGCTCACGATGTGGCTTCTCTTCGTGATCGTGGGGGACCTCGGCATCATGGGGAGCTCGCTCGTGCTGGGAATGAGCCCGGAGGCGTTGCTGTCCTTCACCGCTGCGAACCCCCTGAATGTCTACAAGCTCGTCAGCGTCGACCTCCTGCACACGTCGCTCGATGTGCTGGGCCCGGCCGGGATCTACGCTGTCGACCGGTTCGGCGCGACCTACACCTATCTCATGCTCGCGTTGCTGGCGCTGTGGATCATCGTGCCGCTCCCCATTGGATACTGGCTCTTCAAGCGAACGGACTTCCAGTGA